A section of the Acidobacteriota bacterium genome encodes:
- the rho gene encoding transcription termination factor Rho: protein MSNTETKSKRGRPKEKEVEAGEEEQVEKATDEERQPEEKKPIVIVSEQQPAYDLHSLSQMSSSALAAMARKLKVPGVAGMKKQDLIFQILKAEAEQKGYVFAEGVLETLQDGFGFLRAPEYNYLPGPDDIYVSHSQIKKFGLLTGDTISGQVRPPKNGENYFALIKIVAVNFEDPEKVKDRILFDNLTPLYPQEKIRLETFPENLSGRVMDLLTPIGKGQRGLIVSPPRTGKTMLLQSIANSITANHPEIYLIVLLIDERPEEVTDMQRSVDGEVISSTFDEPASRHVQVAEMVIDKAKRLVEYKKDVVILLDSITRLARAYNAVVPSSGKVLSGGVDANALQRPKRFFGAARYVEEGGSLTIIATALIDTGSRMDEVIFEEFKGTGNMELHLDRKLVDRRIFPAIDIDRSGTRKEELLLESDALNKVWVLRKILSQMSSTESMELILDKLSKTKGNAEFLQMMQKPSF, encoded by the coding sequence AACACTGAAACTAAATCGAAGCGTGGCAGGCCAAAGGAAAAGGAAGTAGAGGCAGGAGAAGAAGAGCAGGTTGAAAAAGCAACTGACGAAGAACGACAGCCTGAGGAAAAAAAGCCTATCGTGATAGTATCCGAACAACAGCCTGCTTACGATCTGCATTCTCTTTCTCAGATGAGCTCCAGCGCTCTGGCTGCAATGGCACGAAAGCTCAAAGTTCCTGGCGTTGCCGGGATGAAGAAACAGGACCTGATCTTTCAGATTTTAAAAGCGGAAGCGGAACAGAAAGGGTATGTCTTCGCCGAAGGAGTCCTGGAGACACTCCAGGACGGATTCGGGTTCCTCAGGGCCCCGGAGTATAACTATCTTCCTGGCCCCGACGACATCTACGTCTCCCACTCGCAGATCAAGAAGTTTGGTCTTCTGACGGGGGATACAATATCGGGCCAGGTCAGACCTCCAAAAAACGGGGAAAACTACTTCGCCCTCATCAAGATCGTTGCCGTCAATTTTGAAGATCCGGAGAAGGTTAAGGACAGGATATTGTTCGATAATCTGACTCCTCTCTATCCACAGGAAAAGATCAGGCTGGAAACGTTCCCGGAGAACCTCTCCGGAAGGGTAATGGATCTTCTCACGCCGATTGGTAAAGGACAGAGAGGACTGATCGTATCTCCTCCGAGGACCGGGAAGACTATGCTGCTGCAGTCTATCGCAAATTCCATCACGGCGAATCATCCTGAGATTTATCTCATCGTCCTGCTCATCGATGAACGGCCCGAGGAGGTCACGGACATGCAGCGTTCCGTTGACGGAGAGGTCATCAGCTCAACCTTCGACGAGCCTGCGTCGCGCCATGTCCAGGTCGCCGAGATGGTCATCGACAAAGCAAAGAGACTGGTCGAATACAAGAAGGACGTCGTCATCCTGCTCGATTCCATCACCAGACTTGCAAGGGCTTACAACGCCGTCGTTCCATCGAGCGGGAAGGTTCTTTCTGGCGGCGTCGATGCCAATGCCCTGCAGAGGCCCAAGAGGTTCTTCGGCGCTGCGCGCTACGTTGAAGAGGGGGGGAGCCTTACGATCATCGCCACGGCTCTCATCGACACGGGAAGCCGGATGGACGAGGTCATATTCGAAGAGTTCAAGGGGACGGGAAACATGGAGCTCCATCTTGACAGGAAGCTCGTCGATCGAAGAATCTTCCCTGCCATCGACATCGATCGATCTGGAACCAGGAAGGAAGAGCTCCTCCTCGAATCGGACGCACTGAACAAAGTCTGGGTGTTGAGGAAGATTCTTTCACAGATGTCCTCAACCGAATCGATGGAACTGATCCTCGACAAACTCTCCAAGACGAAGGGCAATGCCGAATTCCTCCAGATGATGCAAAAGCCCTCCTTTTAA